A region of the Candidatus Neomarinimicrobiota bacterium genome:
GGATATAATCATCTGACCAGTTGGATTTTGAACCGATGTTTTTCTAGTTTTCTGAGGACCAGTTAGACTGCTGGTTTTAGCATTCGCTCCAGCATAATCGTTCTCAGAGGATTTCAGCCAATTCACTTTTTTAGAAACAGAATTTCTCTCTCTCATGATTTGGCTACTGTATGTTTCGTTTCTCGTTCTCATATTCTCTTCCTTATATAAGTCAAAGTATGTGCCACCAGTAAAAGCATCACTTTATATACTGTTATTATTGTATTTATGGGTATTTTTTTAAATGGTTTTATAGAAGGTCGATTTGACGTGTCACAATTTCTTGACAGGATGTGGCATCATTAGCATATTTATATTACATCGCCATAAATGATGCCAAATATTGTCACATCAGATTTATGCCATCTGAGGCCATTGCTGAGTAAGGATTTTAAGAATTTTTAAATATCAATCTGATTCACTTTTGTGAATTTCTCATCAATTTTGCGTTGTGCATATCCAGAGAGATATTTCGAGAATAAGCATATTTTTGTCTCTTATTTTTAACCCATTTTTGGGGATTCAAACACTCAGTTGTGATGTATTTAATTTGTGGAATTGTGCTAAAATGAGGATAATATTCCTCAAATTGCCACTGTCTAATCTGGTCAATTTAGAGTTGACATTAAGCTGATTTTTTATGCTGTTATTGCATGCTATATTTATTAGTTGCCATTAGCATTTTAATGATAAATTTTTTGCACTCGAATTTGGTGCCTAATATTTATGAGAAATTCTGTCATTATTTTCAATCCCGGGAGGAAAAACACCTGTATGGGAGGACCACTAGGTAGTATTCTATTTGCCATGTTTAGAGATATCAATCTTCTATGGCTGAATTTAATGTATATAGGCCTTTCCATGCAGATTTGGGATTATTTTACTATCCTTCATGATCCACAATCCTGCCACTTCGGCACTTCTCACGCACCCTCCTATCACTTTAAATCACCCAGAATCAAATAAAAATAATTTCAATAATTTTTATAATATCTAAAATATACTCAATTTATTAACCTTCTTTAAACTGTTTTATTTATTTGCACTTCGTAATAATTGCTTTTACGTAAGTAACGTTAGTATTATTACCATACTTACCAAATCTTTTTTGCACTCGCTTCACAATCTCTCAATACCACAATTTGTAGCCGCGACTTGGAACTTTTGTTTTTATGATGTTGATATACCAGTCCCCATCTATTTTTCCTTCACCATTGTTATCATTTATTTTAAGCTGTTATTTAGCCCCGTTCTCCCAGCATGTAATCCTTCATCCAATGTTCTACGTTCCTCTAGACGTGCTTGTTTTACCCCATACCCTCTTGACCGCAGACGATCCTATTTTGGTTGAAATCCGTATTTCTGAGATATTTAAGTCTGTATATCATTATGATATTCTATTATATCGAAACCTGCTCCATTTTCAACTCCATTCGGAGAGCACTATCTTTTATATATACATATAATACAATAAGTTAGGACATCCTCGAACCCATTGGCATGGCTATTGAGACTCTAGTTACCTTATTGACGCATCAAAACGTTGAGGAGAGCGAATGACAAGAGAGGGTAAAAAAGTTCGATCCAGGCATGAATATTCCGCCCGCATCAAGTCTTTTTTAACTCTGGATTTCAGCCCTCCCCCTCTGTTTTGAGTCAGCTTCCTATATACTTAGTCAGATTTTATCGCATCGGATAATCTCCACTGACTAGCCCCCTTGTTGATTCCCTGTCATCAAGGGGGTTTTCTTTTCTGAAACCAAGTTTATTGTTCAACTATTTGGCATGTTATATATATTGGACTAGTGTTTATTATTATCAATTACAGAGGATACTTCTGATGCCTTTTTCATCCAACCTTGAAAGTTATACAGATAAATTATATACCCATAAAGCCTTGAATTTCTTTTTAGACCTAAATGAAGCTGATTTGTCAGATGCTTCAATAAGAGATTTAGAGGCTGCTCTTAAAATAGCCCTCCATGATATGCAGGATCTAGAGAATGGTGCTATTGCTAATCCTGACGAAAATCGACCGGTGGGTCATTATTGGTTAAGGAACCACTCGCTGGCACCAACTGCTGAAATTACTAAGCAAATTGAAGAGACAATAAACAGTATAAAATCATTCGCAACTGCAGTTCACCATGGTCGACTACTCACCCCTCACGTAACTGTTTTCTCGCATATCCTATTAATAGGTATAGGGGGGTCTGCCCTCGGTCCTCAATTTATTGCTGATGCCCTGGACCCCAAAACGAGTATGACTATCCACTTTCTAGACAATACAGACCCCGATGGAATAGATCGGGTCCTTTCAGATCTCTCAGAGAAACTATCAGAGACCCTCGTTATCGTAATTTCCAAATCCGGTGGAACTGCTGAAACCCGAAATGGTATGCTGGAAACCCAGGAGGTGTTTACAAACCGAGGATTGGATTTCAGTAGGCAAGCAGTTGCAATTACTGGTCAAGATAGCCAACTATATAAGCTGGCTTCTGAGGACAACTGGCTATCCATTTTCCCAATGTGGGATTGGGTGGGTGGTCGAACTTCAGTGATGTCCGCAGTGGGACTCCTCCCTGCTGCATTGCTGGGTATAGATATTGATGCTCTTCTTGCAGGAGCTTCTACAATGGATGAGATCACCCGTTCCGGCGATATCTCTGATAATCCAGCTGCACTCCTGGCCCAAGCCTGGTTCATCCTCGGTGAGGGCAAGGGAAGTAAAGACATGGTTGTCTTGCCTTATAAAGACAGATTGCTCCTCTTCAGTAGATACTTACAGCAATTGATCATGGAATCCCTGGGGAAACGCCTGGATACCCAAGGCAACCTTGTACATCAGGGTATCGCAGTGTATGGAAACAAAGGTTCAACAGATCAGCATGCCTATGTGCAGCAATTGCGCGATGGGCTGAACAACTTCTTTGTCACCTTTATTGAGGTTCTTTCAGATCGTGAAGGTTCCTCCATCCTCGTGGATGGTCAAAATAGTAGTGGAGATTACCTATTCGGGTTTTACAAGGGTACTCAGACTGCGCTGAGCGCCAGTGATCGTAAATCTATCACCATCACCATCCCCGATGTATCACCGCGTAGCATAGGTGCCCTCATTGCTCTCTATGAACGCGCAGTCGGCCTCTATGCCACGCTGATCAACATCAATGCCTATCATCAACCTGGAGTGGAAGCTGGAAAAAAGGCTGCGGGTAATGTTCTGGAAGTCAAAAATGCCATACTTAAGCTCTTAAGTAGTAGTGATGATTTTATATCCATAGGCGAGATCAGTGAAAAGTTGTCTCTGGCAGGACAAGAAATTCTTATCTATCATATTCTCCGCCATCATGCTGCGAACCATCATCTGGACATCCAGGGCTCGCTGATGGATCCAGCACATGTGAAAGTTAAACAGGGCTAGTTCAAAACCCATTCACTGCATCTCAGTTGCTTGTATTTAACCAAAGGATAGCATAGCCCATGTCAGGCTGGCTCATTATATCATCAAAACAGAATCTGGAAATCACATCAAGTCTCAATTTTTCCCAACAGGGTTTAAAGAAACGGCACCGAAAAAAAGCCTTGGAGATTGAACCAGGCGATTACTTTTTCTACTACATAACAGGTGAACAGAAATTGGCCGCTGTTGTCAAAATTGATTCCTTTGTCACCGAAGCTTCAGATAAAATCTGGGTCAACCTGGGCAAAGATCCAGAGGAGTGTTATCCGTGGAGATTTCAAATTTCTCCCCATACGATTCTAGGTGAACAACGCTGGTTGAATATGTCTGACTTCTCAGATAAACTCCTTCATTTTAAGAAATGGCCTGCAAAAAACTGGCGATTGGGGTTGCAGGGTCAAATTCATGCGCTGCGTGATGAAGACACACTATTATTACTCAAAGTCATATCTGGCAG
Encoded here:
- a CDS encoding EVE domain-containing protein, with translation MSGWLIISSKQNLEITSSLNFSQQGLKKRHRKKALEIEPGDYFFYYITGEQKLAAVVKIDSFVTEASDKIWVNLGKDPEECYPWRFQISPHTILGEQRWLNMSDFSDKLLHFKKWPAKNWRLGLQGQIHALRDEDTLLLLKVISGS
- a CDS encoding glucose-6-phosphate isomerase; this encodes MPFSSNLESYTDKLYTHKALNFFLDLNEADLSDASIRDLEAALKIALHDMQDLENGAIANPDENRPVGHYWLRNHSLAPTAEITKQIEETINSIKSFATAVHHGRLLTPHVTVFSHILLIGIGGSALGPQFIADALDPKTSMTIHFLDNTDPDGIDRVLSDLSEKLSETLVIVISKSGGTAETRNGMLETQEVFTNRGLDFSRQAVAITGQDSQLYKLASEDNWLSIFPMWDWVGGRTSVMSAVGLLPAALLGIDIDALLAGASTMDEITRSGDISDNPAALLAQAWFILGEGKGSKDMVVLPYKDRLLLFSRYLQQLIMESLGKRLDTQGNLVHQGIAVYGNKGSTDQHAYVQQLRDGLNNFFVTFIEVLSDREGSSILVDGQNSSGDYLFGFYKGTQTALSASDRKSITITIPDVSPRSIGALIALYERAVGLYATLININAYHQPGVEAGKKAAGNVLEVKNAILKLLSSSDDFISIGEISEKLSLAGQEILIYHILRHHAANHHLDIQGSLMDPAHVKVKQG